GCATGGTCGAAGACACGCCCGATGACCTCGTGTTCGAACTGCACAACGAAGCGATGTGGGGCTCGCACCCGTATGGCTATTCGATCCTCGGCACGCGCGAAACGGTGAGCTCGCTCGGCGTCCGCGAGCTGCGCGAGTTGCATTCGCGCGCGTACCACCCGCCGCAGGTCGTCGTGGCCGCGGCCGGCAACGTGGATCACGATCGGCTGCTCGAGATTCTCGAGCAAACCGGTTGGGGCGCCGTCGCGCGCGGGGATGCGGCGCCGCTCGAAACACCGGCACTCGTCGCGGCGCCGCCGTCGGAGCGTCACGTGCCGCGCGAAGGTGCGCAAACGCACATCGTATTCGGTTCACCGACCGTGGCGCACAGCGATCCGCGCCGATACGCCGTCGTGCTCGTGGACACGGTCCTCGGCGGCGGGATGAGCTCGCGGCTTTTCCAGCGTGTGCGGGAAGAACTCGGTCTCGCGTACTCGGTCTATTCATTCCAGAACTTTCATCCCGAGACGGGCTCGCACGGCGTTTATGTGGGCACCGCGCCCGAGACGGCGGTCGAGGCGCGCGCCGCGATCTTCGACGAGCTGGCGCGCCTTACCGCCGACAGCCTCACGCCCGGGGAAATTGCGGAAGGGAAGAGCCAGCTCAAGGGACAAGTCACCCTGTCGCTGGAAAGCCCGTCGTCCCGGATGTATCGTGCTGCCGGCGTCGCGCTGTACGACGAGCCGTTTCGCTCGCTCGACGACGTTCTGGCCCTGATCGATGCGATCACGCCCGAGTCGGTGGCCGAGGTGTCGCGAGCGTACTTCGATCCGGACCGACAAACCGTGCTGGCGTTGGGCGACGGCGACTGGTAGCATCCGCCGGCGGCCAATCCGCCTTTCACTTTCCGACAACCTGTACACCACCATTTCGAGCCATGCTCATCGGCGTTCCGAAAGAGATCAAAACGAACGAAAA
This genomic window from Gemmatimonadaceae bacterium contains:
- a CDS encoding pitrilysin family protein, with translation MSPVRRKPDTGLRRTTLPNGLTVLSEYMPGVRSVSFGAWVRAASVHEPRDRMGVSHLLEHMVFKGTRSRSAREIALSLEVLGGSLDAYTAREHTSYQARVLDEHLPQAADVIGDLVFQPLLRAEDLRLERKVVLEEIGMVEDTPDDLVFELHNEAMWGSHPYGYSILGTRETVSSLGVRELRELHSRAYHPPQVVVAAAGNVDHDRLLEILEQTGWGAVARGDAAPLETPALVAAPPSERHVPREGAQTHIVFGSPTVAHSDPRRYAVVLVDTVLGGGMSSRLFQRVREELGLAYSVYSFQNFHPETGSHGVYVGTAPETAVEARAAIFDELARLTADSLTPGEIAEGKSQLKGQVTLSLESPSSRMYRAAGVALYDEPFRSLDDVLALIDAITPESVAEVSRAYFDPDRQTVLALGDGDW